The sequence below is a genomic window from Harpia harpyja isolate bHarHar1 chromosome 3, bHarHar1 primary haplotype, whole genome shotgun sequence.
CTGCCGGctcggcgcggctcggctcggcccagCTCGGCCCAGGGCGctcgccgggcggcggcggcggggccctgGATCGGCGGTAAGGCTGTTTCCTCACGGGTGGCGGGGCCCCGAGCTACCCTAACGGCCAGCGCCGCTCGGGCCCCGCGGCCGCCTCGGCGGCGGCTctgtgtgtgtccgtgtcccgttccccccccgcccccgtcagCGGGGGGAGCTGAGGCACGGCCGCGGCCCTCCGCTCCCCGGGGGCTGTGGAGCGAGGCGGCTTCGCCGtgccctccgcccccccccccccccgcctgccgccgcctcctcctcctccccgggggtgcggctccccgcggcgggcgggTGCCGGCTCTCAGCCCGCGGTGCCCGGTCACCGCCCGGGGCTCGGGCTGGCCGGTGGGAAAGGCGGGCGGAGGAGCCTCCTCCCTCCAGCGCCGGCGGGTCGGGGACGGGCTCCCCGCCGCCGACGGCCCCCCTGGGCTTCCCCTAGCCCCGCTCCGCCGTGCCCCCCTCTCTTGGGTGTCCCCccgagccccgcggcggggcgggcgagggtcCGTGGCCGGCCGGTGCTGTGCCGCCTTCCAGCTGAactggggccggggcgggggggggggaaccccaaggTTTGTTCTGTCTGTTAAGCACAGAAAGCACCGACCGGCGGCCGCTCTTTCAGCTTGTCCGTCGGAAAAACGCTTGAGGAGATGTGATTAATCTAAAATGATAAATGCAGTATTGCCTGCGTAATTTACAGATGCCGAACTGGACTTACTAAATCTGTCTTAATCGCTTAAATAGTTGGAAACACTATTTTTCACAGGATTTAGCGGCCGCTGCCCCTGTTGCTGTAAGTCACGTTCACCTCTCCAGTAACCGTTCGGACAGGGAAAGCCCATGCAAGCAAAAAGAGTACTGTTTGGCTATGCGCGAGATGGATGAAGTAgtcatggaaaatatttcataagTGCTTGAAGTCGTCTATAATTATTTTGGTTTGTCTCCCATATACTCAATCAGTACTCAATTAATATCCAACAGCTTCTGTTCAGTATTTGCTGAACGTTGTTGCCTCAGTTAATGGCTTGCTTGTGGTGTGGGCAGATAGTTAAAgtgtaaattttaaataattttgcctACAACGATTTTTAGTTGTATAATACTGGAATGTGTTTATTCTAATCTGAGCATTCTTTCTCCTACCTTATCAGCTATCTTTCTTTATTCCTACACAGCCCTTATCACAGAAGTATTTATTTAGAATTCTTTCTTTGCAGGCTAATACCCTACACAGAAAGTGAGACTGAATAACATGCACATGCTGATTActggaggagatgctgaaggACATCCTGTTTTGATTTAGCAGTATTATCATTCTTTGGGGTGAAATGAAGAATTTGAATCTGGTTTGGAAATATTCAGATTTCTAATGCAACTGAACTTCAGTAGCCTTTTTTGCAGTTCAGATTCCAACAAATGAATTTTTCTTAAAGATGCAGAACCTGTCACTAGCAGAAATTCTTACTAAGGCAGACAAATCATACCGGATGTCTCTAAAAGACCCAGCAGATGAAGTAGGTGGTATGTCTCTCTATGAAGGTGACTGTAACTTGAATGAAAGGacaaataatgaagaaattaTTAATCTTGAAGTAATGCAGCAAAGCTTCCCTGTAGTGACTAGCAAAGGGAGAAGTTGTGAGGGGTTTTCTGAGAGCAGTTATAGTACCTCAGAACCCAGCGGTTCCTGGGGTGATTTTGAAGGCTTCGAGGAGTCCTTAGACAAATCGGAGAGATTCAGTCATAATCCTGAAGTTTTGCTGAAGTCAACAAAACCCTCTAGAGTTGATACAGACTTAAGCAGCGGACATTGTAGCACTTCTGTTGGTGACTTTTGTTCTGAGCCATCTCTACACTGTGGGATACGGGATGCTTTGAGCTCTCTAAATGAGGTATGTGTTAATAGTAAATCAAAGAccagaaatgtttgtgtttctgCTTCCTACATCTCAAGATTTATATCTGAATGTCTCTTCGATAGAGGATAATGCTGTATAGGGAGAGAAACCATCAAGCTACTTTGCGGCTAACTCAAGTGGAACAAAAGCAACTTCTTTACAGTGTTTGGCAAATACTTAAGTTATCCTGCTGGAGAGCTTTAAAGAATGATGTGCTACTTTGCTTCTAGACACTAGGAATAAGCAAGCACGTAGAAACGATGAACCTTGCCCTGAAGCACATGCAATTTAAAAGCTAGGCAAGAATGAGCATAGGAAACAAAAAATCGGGAAGGTGGGTAACAAAACCAGGGTGGACAAAAATTCTGAGTTGCCTGCAAGCTTACTGAAGTAAACCGACATAACATTGAGTTAAAAATTGGCAAAAACAATAACGTTTGTTATGTAATATACTGCCTGAATAATCCAACAATCTTTCTGGAATTTTAGACTGATGGTGGGTGGAAGTTAATGACAAAGTGAATAGAAATAATTTAGTATCATACATTTTTTTAGCATAGGATGTTACATTCTCTCATACAGTGTTGGAACTGATAATGTGAATAAATAATATAATGTGTCCTTATCAGCACAAAAAAAAGGCTTAAGGGTTATACCTTGTTGCAATGAATGTGTTTCCATGTTTACCAAACATGCATCACCAAAGTAAAGCAAagtaacaaaaggaaaataagaatgtacaaatgcaaaacagaacGCTCTCattcttactactttttttctaatgttttaatTTAGGATAAAAGAGAGCAATCTACTAAGACTTCCACGGGGTTAATCAGTAGCAGTAATAGCTTACTGCTTGTAGTCTGTTAGGTGGGTTTTAGTATGCATAGGGAACTGAGGGTTTTCTGGAGACAGGCTTTCTTGCTCTTGCCTGGGAACTTCACCTGCTGCAGAGGTGTTACTAGGAAAAGCACAAAGATGCACGTGGGATAAGCTGTCCAGCACTGATAAAAGTGGAGATCACAAGATATCTGGTTATTGGTATGCATAAACAGAGAATTTAAATTGTTCGTAATGCTGGAAATTGGGGACAAGAAGTCTTAGGTTGAGAAAAGAGAGTATGTAATGACTGGAGCTGAAATAGAATATAGCAGaatgtttggtttctttccaaaAGCAGTAGATCTTAATCTTATTgaagcttttgctttatttttgcatttattaaagGCAACGGGAAATGTCCAGTACAAGCTAAATAAGTTAAGCATGCCTAGGGTTTCAAGTTGTCTTTTCTTGTCTCAGGATAGAGAAACAGCTGCAGAGCTGTTGGAAATTTCTTTGGGTGTAGAATATTTGGGTAGCTGTCCTTCGTCCCTGTGCtttttgtattgtttgtttgGGATCATAAACTCTTCAGGTTGGGGCTCTGTCTTCTGCATGGTCAGTAGAAAAAAGTCCAggtaggttggaagggacctctagagatcATCTGAGGTCAGAGGTCTGACCTTCAATATCTAATGCTTCAGTTAATTAAATGTCAGTCTGGAGCAGAATCATgttttttaagattaaaacaaTCACTAATTAATTTCCTTGCAGTAGCTGGGTATTTTGCCTACATGATTGAATAACTTTGAGGATTTTTCATGTGTTCTTTAAACACAGGCCTTTGTGAGAGGGACTAGTGCACTTGCTTAAGCACTGGAGTATTCTGATATAATAGGATATAGAGGATTTCGTCAAAAAGCACGAATGTGAAATTTGtgcattcatatttttataattagTACAAAGCTACAAGGTAAATGGAAATGTACCCaaattttgttttagaaacagCCACTGAAGTAGACAgtaataaattttattaaaaaaaaatcttgcatttttcATCTGGCTTGGCTAAACTGTAAGCTAGTGACTTGTATGAATGTTGGAGCAATGTCACAGACTCTAAGAAGATACCATAAATGAGGCAAACCTGTGGTTCCCTTGATTCACACTTCTGTGGCTGtaatttcccccccaccccaaggccaAGAGCAGCTGCCTGACTTTTGCTTAGCTCCTGTCCCATTTAGGTTTTGGTACTTGGAAGTTTTTTTCCTTGATGATGACTCTCCATGTATGCTTTAGCAAGTGTGCTTTCACAGACTTCTGCTTCTCTGACATCTTTCTCCTCCATATAGTATCCCTGGTGTAAGTTACGTCTACTGAAATAGTTTACAAATTGATTTAAAGTATTATGACACTTTGGGCAAGATTCAAAGGATTTTACCTAAGGAGTCTTTGAATGTCCCAGCAGTTGCCCTTCAGGATAGGCAGTTTAGCAAGGCCTTACTTAAGGAGGGAGCAGCGTGGGGCACAAATTCTACTTTTAGAAGCATGCTTAGAAGTACAGAAACCTTCTACCAGCTCTGTTGATTTTGCCCACTCATCATTAGATTAAATCCGTACTCTCAGTATTCACTGCACTTGTCTGAGTTCAGTACAATGAAACTGGAAATTTCTCTATTTCAGCTGTTTGAATTACAATTAAATGAAACTGTCAAAATACAGACAGTTTTTCAGATTAAATGGTTGATTGCtaggcaaagaaaacaaactgacTGGTTTCATTCTCTAGTTTTCACACAACATTGCTGCTCCCGGATTGCAGTCCCTCTGCAGGGTGTTGAAGTCAATTAATTGCTTTGATTTAGAAAATTGCAGTGATTCTTTCTTTGAAGGAATAAAAGGACAAAGCTTCTGGACCAGGTGGCATGATAACATCCCTTTAGGATAGGATGTAAATTATGCACATTTTTCCTTGTATATGTATTTCTTAGTCTTCAGATAACCCTGTTACTTCCAGTAGGCCTGTTTGGATCACTCATGTGGCTATGTTCAGTCCTCCAAACCTCCTCCTCATCAGTGCTGGAGGAGGAACAAGTATGTAAATCTGGCTCTGATTTTTAATCAGATAGGCTGGAAAAAAGTTTGGTGTAAATGCAAGGATATACAGACATACTCACCCGAGCTTTTATGCAGACTTACACAGTGCAAGTATTTATTGGTGACTATAGCATTTAGTAGTTATGTTACATTTGGCTGAATTGGGTGTGTTTGAATGCTAAGTTAGCAACACAAGCTTTTGAACTGATGTATACATCAGTTTTGACCTGGACTGAATTAGCTGAGCAGAAGGAGGAGTCTTGAGTGCTAATGGGCAAACCAGTCTATAACTTAGTAGCTGGGAAGCTTGAGACTAAGGTTCATCAGAAACTCTGGAACTCTTACTTCTCCTCCTCTAATTCTAGGTAAGTACTCAAAACAGTGAACTATGGGCTCAGTCTCTCTATgccattaataataataaaaattttaaaaacaatcaataATACAATCGTTAGAAACATTGTAGTCTTTGGACTAGGTCATTCATGAAGTGTGGGGGGGGTGGCCTGTACAACATATGTAATAAAACTCTGTTTTTTCTAGGCAAACCACAGCTATGAGGATATATTTAAGTTGGGCTTTCCAGAAGTCTTTGTATCTCAGTCCAGAGAGAGCATAAGAAGCTTAGATCAAGTACTTGATACAAATAATGAAGATGTTGGGATTCCTGAACTTATGAAGAATCAACTTTGGTAATCAGTTTAGatcaacagttaaaaaaaaaaaaattatgaagttcCTCAGCAATTACACTGtttatttcataatttaaaaatcagtggtACTTGCAGGTgaacttaaaagctttttaatcacTATGCTCTTCAGCATGTAGATCTTACCAATTTTGTATTGTGTTGTTAAAGGAAATGGACTGTGTTTTAGCCATTGGAAAACAAGGAAGGGAATATATCAAAATTACAAATTCCTGCTTAGGGTTTTCCTGCTGTTGCTGTACCTCCTTATGACTAAGCCTCTGGAATTCCAGAACACCCAACAGGCAGCCTGTTCTTCCTGTTGGTTTGTCCTTTCTTTACAACACATCCGACTTATTTCTCCATCATCTGAGGCAGaagcattgctgctgcttctaCTGACAAGCcactcgcttttttttttttttttttttttcctcccctccctccctggttTTCCCAGGTGGTAACTTCTTATGTTTAACCAGATGTGCTTCAGAATCTGCGGTGCATCTGGCTTCTTTCCTGGGGTTATGTTAATAGCAATTAGTATCATTAACTTAGCTTTCTCTTAAGACAGCTGGAACACTTTTAGATTTGTTACATGTTTTTGAAGGATCAGCAGCTTCTGAGCAGTATCGTTACTGAACAGTATTGTAGTTATTTTTGCATACATCCGAGGCTTTGAATCTAGAAAGCTGGGTCAGACCATGCTTTGGAAATGTTGTAAGAATCACAAGAAATGTAGTTAAAATGTGGGCATCCTTTTGGCCA
It includes:
- the CLBA1 gene encoding uncharacterized protein CLBA1 translates to MQNLSLAEILTKADKSYRMSLKDPADEVGGMSLYEGDCNLNERTNNEEIINLEVMQQSFPVVTSKGRSCEGFSESSYSTSEPSGSWGDFEGFEESLDKSERFSHNPEVLLKSTKPSRVDTDLSSGHCSTSVGDFCSEPSLHCGIRDALSSLNEANHSYEDIFKLGFPEVFVSQSRESIRSLDQVLDTNNEDVGIPELMKNQLCIDSGNIWRTLRDFDNTPSLRHPWSKSHCQENLLSVLGIDANQKDFSEPLDGIFEESDAKDNDDFGFDGFSINNCRALIQTKLSVSPDSRHGHLFTCNLFLKTTSSNGNMQYITIPRKKHIFATHNLKMKFFSSDVC